One stretch of Pseudoramibacter sp. DNA includes these proteins:
- a CDS encoding precorrin-8X methylmutase, producing MRQYINEPHEIEKKSFEIIGRELGSIHFPEETDSIVKRVIHTTADFEYARLIEFKNNAVQRGLEALKAGKHIYADTGMIKAAINSRALAMQHIDVLNFVHDEDVIAEAKKRGVTRSTVAMEKAVNRDDVSIFAIGNAPTALYRLIDLIKGGAPKPDLIIGAPIGFVGAAESKKALDELDPYDIPYIRINGRKGGSPVVGAIMNALLYRLGRDW from the coding sequence ATGCGTCAATACATCAACGAACCCCATGAAATCGAAAAGAAAAGTTTTGAAATTATCGGGCGGGAATTAGGCAGTATTCATTTCCCCGAAGAAACCGACAGCATCGTCAAGCGGGTCATTCACACCACGGCGGATTTTGAATACGCCCGGCTCATCGAATTTAAGAACAACGCGGTTCAGAGAGGGCTTGAAGCCCTCAAGGCCGGCAAGCACATTTACGCTGACACGGGGATGATCAAGGCCGCCATTAACAGCCGCGCCCTGGCGATGCAGCACATCGACGTGCTGAATTTCGTCCACGACGAAGACGTCATTGCCGAAGCCAAAAAGCGCGGCGTGACCCGGTCGACAGTGGCCATGGAAAAGGCGGTCAACCGCGACGACGTGTCCATCTTCGCCATTGGCAACGCCCCCACAGCCTTGTATCGGCTCATCGACTTGATTAAAGGCGGGGCGCCGAAGCCGGATTTGATCATCGGCGCACCGATCGGGTTCGTCGGCGCTGCAGAATCCAAAAAGGCGCTGGATGAACTGGACCCTTACGATATTCCGTACATTCGCATCAACGGCAGAAAGGGCGGCAGCCCCGTGGTCGGCGCCATCATGAACGCCCTGCTGTACCGGTTGGGAAGGGATTGGTAA